One genomic region from Spirosoma sp. KCTC 42546 encodes:
- a CDS encoding ABC transporter permease, with translation MRLHVTPRPSPPFSPSSFLPMLSNYIKIALRIVRKDATFSLINVVGLASGLAVALLIIQYVRFELSYEQSNPRANQLVRLSIDYMNGGTVDAQDAETFPPIGAKAKQEMNEVVNYTRVYALQKPTTTVQISDRYYVVDKVYAVDSSFFSLFNYPLVRGSRNGLFTRPRQAVLTEKMALTYFKTLDVVGKTLKIPKSSSSVLLEVVGVVPDSPANTHLKFDMLVSYPTMLSDFGEWENNWNNNNTYTYLQLTKNARYEGFTKSLAAFSDRLIREKKITNDRVIGQKIGDIHLYSHKTFETEPNGEARSVYFLLGVAFLVLLSAFVNYVNLTTSKALDRAREIGMRKVVGSTQGQIKAQIFTETILINLVAGVLAVGLVSTLLPVFIEVSGLPEGFTVFRDVFFWESLGAFLLLSILLSGFYPAFVLSAFDPVTVLKGNFSRSTKGTLLRKSLVVFQFTITLILLVQTFAVYWQVNFLREQNLGVNMAHTLVVKAPVGNDVQQDYGAFRQMLLNQSQVKAVSLSSTVPGLGSTQMGSTTGLNLSDAVKKTSYNFYLTRIDTSFIGLMGIKLLAGKNFDLTTRPGFSDTTNRQLIVNEETIRLWGIPTPAEAIGKRVDFWGHTATIRGVISNYHYESPKAAYIPIIHMYSPKFDAFASVKFAGGNASEQLAMLKKVYQANFPYSPFSYFFMDSEYDKQYKADERFQQVFGALTGFAILISCLGLFGLATFTVAKRTKEIGIRKVIGASTTNLMILLSKDFIRTVLISIVIGIPITYFLVKNWLANYAARIELSWWLFAVPALLVMCLVLVSIGSKTIATALMNPVKSLRSD, from the coding sequence ATGCGTTTACACGTTACCCCTCGTCCCTCTCCTCCTTTCTCCCCTTCCTCCTTCCTTCCCATGCTATCAAACTACATCAAAATTGCCCTGCGAATTGTCAGGAAGGATGCTACTTTCAGCCTCATTAATGTGGTAGGCTTAGCCTCTGGCTTGGCGGTGGCACTGCTCATTATCCAGTATGTGCGCTTCGAGCTGAGTTACGAACAGTCAAATCCGCGGGCGAATCAGCTCGTGCGGCTCAGCATAGACTATATGAACGGTGGCACGGTAGATGCGCAGGATGCCGAAACCTTTCCGCCAATTGGTGCCAAAGCCAAACAGGAAATGAACGAGGTGGTCAACTATACCCGCGTCTATGCCCTTCAGAAACCAACTACGACGGTTCAGATTAGCGATCGGTATTATGTAGTCGATAAAGTTTACGCGGTCGATTCTTCCTTTTTCTCGCTGTTCAATTACCCGCTGGTTCGGGGAAGTCGAAATGGTCTTTTTACCAGACCCCGCCAGGCTGTGCTGACCGAAAAAATGGCGTTGACCTACTTCAAGACGCTCGATGTTGTTGGTAAAACCCTGAAAATCCCGAAGTCATCAAGCAGCGTTCTGCTGGAAGTAGTTGGGGTAGTGCCCGATAGCCCGGCCAATACGCACCTGAAATTCGATATGCTGGTCTCCTACCCAACCATGCTGTCGGACTTTGGCGAATGGGAAAACAACTGGAACAACAATAATACGTACACCTATCTACAATTGACCAAAAATGCCCGGTATGAAGGTTTCACTAAATCGCTGGCGGCCTTCAGCGACCGGTTGATCCGCGAAAAGAAGATAACAAATGATCGGGTAATCGGCCAGAAAATTGGCGACATCCACCTGTATTCCCACAAAACCTTTGAAACTGAGCCAAATGGCGAAGCCCGGTCGGTGTACTTTCTGCTGGGTGTCGCGTTTCTGGTGCTGCTGAGTGCCTTTGTCAACTACGTGAATCTGACCACCTCCAAGGCCCTTGATCGGGCGCGGGAAATTGGCATGAGAAAGGTGGTTGGCTCCACCCAGGGGCAGATAAAAGCGCAGATTTTTACGGAAACCATTCTGATCAATCTAGTTGCCGGTGTATTGGCCGTAGGATTGGTATCTACCCTATTGCCGGTATTTATTGAAGTGTCGGGACTACCCGAAGGCTTTACCGTATTCAGGGACGTATTTTTCTGGGAAAGCCTGGGCGCGTTTCTGTTGCTGAGTATTTTACTATCGGGCTTTTACCCGGCCTTTGTGCTGTCTGCCTTTGATCCGGTCACGGTACTCAAAGGTAATTTCTCGCGCTCCACTAAAGGCACCTTGCTGCGTAAGTCATTGGTGGTTTTTCAGTTTACGATTACCCTGATTCTGCTGGTGCAGACGTTCGCAGTGTATTGGCAGGTCAACTTTCTGCGGGAACAAAACTTAGGGGTAAACATGGCTCATACGCTGGTCGTGAAAGCGCCCGTGGGAAACGACGTTCAGCAGGACTACGGGGCATTTCGGCAAATGCTGCTCAACCAGTCGCAGGTAAAGGCGGTATCGCTTTCGAGTACTGTACCAGGGCTAGGGTCTACCCAAATGGGGTCAACGACGGGCCTCAATCTGTCGGATGCTGTGAAGAAAACCTCGTATAATTTTTACCTGACCCGGATCGACACGTCGTTTATCGGCCTGATGGGGATCAAGCTGCTGGCAGGCAAAAACTTCGATCTAACCACCCGGCCCGGTTTTTCGGACACCACGAACCGGCAACTCATTGTCAACGAAGAAACCATCCGGCTCTGGGGCATCCCTACGCCCGCTGAGGCTATTGGCAAGCGGGTAGACTTCTGGGGGCATACCGCAACGATTCGGGGCGTTATCAGCAATTACCACTACGAATCGCCAAAGGCGGCCTACATTCCGATCATCCATATGTATTCACCTAAATTCGATGCGTTTGCCAGCGTGAAGTTTGCGGGCGGCAATGCCAGCGAGCAACTCGCCATGCTGAAGAAGGTGTACCAGGCCAATTTCCCCTATTCACCATTTAGCTATTTCTTCATGGACAGCGAGTACGACAAGCAATACAAGGCTGATGAGCGCTTTCAGCAGGTGTTTGGCGCGCTAACCGGTTTTGCCATCCTTATCTCCTGCTTAGGGCTATTCGGCCTGGCTACGTTTACCGTTGCCAAACGCACGAAGGAGATCGGGATTCGTAAAGTAATCGGGGCCAGTACTACCAACCTAATGATTTTGCTGTCGAAAGACTTTATTAGAACGGTCCTGATTTCTATCGTCATCGGCATTCCCATCACCTACTTTTTAGTCAAAAATTGGCTGGCCAATTACGCAGCCCGAATTGAACTAAGCTGGTGGCTGTTTGCGGTGCCTGCCCTGCTGGTCATGTGTCTGGTACTAGTTTCCATTGGCAGCAAAACGATTGCCACCGCGCTCATGAATCCGGTGAAATCACTTCGTTCCGACTAG